Proteins encoded by one window of Porphyromonas vaginalis:
- a CDS encoding 23S rRNA (pseudouridine(1915)-N(3))-methyltransferase RlmH: MRTTLLVVGETSSPELHRLIEEYRQRIGGYIPFDIEVLPDPKRRKQQASIANQQQATCEAIASVITPSDLVVLLDERGKEYTSRQWAEQLQRYMNSGAKRLLLVVGGPYGFTPEFKQHFGQQAWSLSRLTLTHEMVRLFAVEQIYRACTILRGEPYHHD; the protein is encoded by the coding sequence ATGCGCACGACACTCCTCGTAGTGGGTGAGACCTCTTCGCCAGAGCTACACCGCCTCATCGAGGAGTATCGGCAGCGCATCGGTGGGTATATACCTTTCGACATAGAGGTCTTGCCCGACCCTAAGCGGCGCAAGCAGCAAGCCTCCATAGCAAATCAGCAACAGGCGACCTGCGAGGCTATTGCCTCCGTGATCACACCAAGTGATCTGGTGGTTCTGCTCGATGAGCGGGGCAAGGAGTACACGAGCCGTCAGTGGGCAGAGCAGTTGCAGCGCTATATGAATAGCGGTGCTAAGCGACTACTCCTGGTGGTGGGCGGGCCCTATGGCTTTACGCCGGAGTTTAAGCAGCACTTCGGGCAGCAGGCTTGGTCGCTCAGTCGCTTGACACTGACGCATGAGATGGTGCGCCTCTTTGCCGTCGAGCAGATCTACCGAGCCTGCACGATACTGCGGGGAGAGCCTTACCATCACGACTAA
- a CDS encoding DUF3127 domain-containing protein codes for MDSNNNRPNPLIARGTVIRVLPVQEGVSKSGNAWRRGSFVIETDSQYPRTICFNIWNNRIDEYALTEGDFVEVRFDVESREYMERWYTDVTAYSVSKVDQTAAAAPEADPFAGKAPYVEGGAASAPSTGFASQAPEAGAQNQFGGSFDPAAGDNADDLPF; via the coding sequence ATGGACAGCAATAATAACCGTCCCAACCCACTTATCGCAAGAGGCACCGTCATACGCGTTCTCCCTGTACAGGAGGGTGTCAGCAAGTCAGGCAACGCTTGGCGCAGGGGTTCTTTTGTCATAGAGACCGACTCACAGTACCCACGTACCATCTGCTTCAACATTTGGAATAATCGCATCGACGAGTATGCACTCACTGAGGGTGACTTCGTCGAGGTGCGCTTTGATGTAGAGAGCCGTGAGTATATGGAGCGCTGGTACACAGACGTGACCGCTTACAGCGTCTCCAAGGTAGACCAAACAGCAGCTGCTGCGCCTGAGGCTGATCCCTTTGCAGGCAAAGCTCCCTACGTAGAGGGCGGTGCAGCATCAGCTCCTAGCACGGGCTTCGCTTCGCAAGCTCCTGAGGCTGGGGCGCAAAACCAGTTTGGTGGCTCTTTTGACCCAGCCGCTGGTGACAACGCTGACGACCTACCTTTCTAA
- a CDS encoding PAS domain-containing protein: protein MIPFFEEADVAVTICDREGRIIEMNEQSRQVNLKPGQSLIGKNVLDCHPEPARSLLADMMAHQTKHVYTITKGDKKKLIYQIPWYENGEYAGFMELSMIIPHEMAHYVRQVPPEKKA from the coding sequence ATGATACCATTCTTTGAAGAGGCCGACGTCGCGGTCACGATCTGTGACCGTGAGGGGCGCATTATAGAGATGAACGAGCAGTCGCGTCAGGTCAATCTTAAGCCAGGGCAAAGCTTGATCGGCAAGAATGTCCTCGACTGCCACCCAGAGCCGGCACGCTCGCTACTCGCTGACATGATGGCGCACCAGACGAAGCATGTCTACACCATCACAAAGGGCGACAAGAAGAAGCTCATCTACCAGATCCCGTGGTACGAAAATGGCGAGTACGCTGGCTTTATGGAGCTATCGATGATCATCCCCCACGAGATGGCACACTACGTACGTCAGGTGCCACCGGAGAAGAAGGCTTAG
- a CDS encoding DUF3109 family protein → MIQIDDKVVSFEILEECFACDYAVCRGACCVHGDAGPPATEHECRSYQRHLSLLEPHLAPEACELIHHQGVSYTDITGERVLSIVNGENCAFTLHPTPPEGVRCAIEWYTSTHPEVQLEKPISCRLYPIRVRQFKYFSSLHYDRWDICQAAVERGRKLGIKVYQFVREPLIAAFGAHFYDQLVEADKLLQEARRKEAEDRRDAKH, encoded by the coding sequence ATGATACAGATCGATGACAAGGTGGTGAGCTTTGAGATCCTTGAGGAGTGCTTCGCCTGCGACTACGCTGTATGCCGTGGAGCTTGCTGCGTGCATGGCGATGCGGGCCCTCCTGCCACAGAGCATGAGTGCCGTAGCTATCAGCGTCATCTCTCGCTCCTTGAGCCGCACCTAGCTCCCGAGGCGTGTGAGCTGATCCATCATCAGGGCGTGAGCTACACGGACATAACTGGCGAGCGGGTACTCTCTATAGTGAACGGCGAGAACTGCGCCTTCACGCTTCACCCCACACCGCCCGAAGGGGTACGCTGCGCTATCGAGTGGTATACCTCGACCCATCCCGAGGTGCAGCTAGAGAAGCCGATCAGTTGTCGCCTCTACCCTATCCGTGTGCGTCAGTTCAAGTACTTCTCGTCCCTACATTACGACCGCTGGGACATCTGTCAGGCGGCTGTGGAGCGAGGCCGCAAGCTCGGCATCAAGGTCTACCAGTTCGTGCGTGAACCGCTGATAGCAGCCTTCGGGGCACACTTTTACGATCAACTCGTCGAGGCGGACAAGCTACTCCAAGAGGCGCGACGCAAAGAGGCGGAAGATAGAAGAGACGCCAAGCACTGA
- a CDS encoding type I phosphomannose isomerase catalytic subunit, whose translation MSRKLTPIRCTPQYYHKIWGGGRLAPTGGDKQIGEVWLLSALAGQETLTEGADYEGAPLDSLVSRYGDRLLGPGQTARCGGAFPLLIKLLDAATDLSVQVHPSPEEGGKDEIWYFLETEPMSRICLGLTEPMSADALRSAIERGDLMHYLHWEPVRSGEAIALPAGTIHALGAGSMLIEVQDTSDTTYRLYDYDRVDDEGTKRTLHIEEALRSATLEPHKLDARLLPLDTPRFVCHEVIATPDSSQLITTDGTSCAILVGISGSLLLSGEDTEQWQLAPHEALLLPAETLPMQVAPGEGKALMITLTPTEL comes from the coding sequence ATGTCTCGTAAGCTCACACCGATACGCTGTACGCCCCAATACTATCACAAGATATGGGGTGGAGGTCGTCTTGCCCCTACGGGAGGCGACAAGCAGATTGGCGAGGTGTGGCTACTCTCAGCCCTCGCAGGGCAGGAGACCCTCACAGAGGGTGCCGACTACGAGGGAGCTCCGCTAGACTCTTTGGTATCTCGCTATGGCGATCGCCTACTAGGACCAGGACAGACAGCACGATGTGGTGGAGCTTTCCCCTTATTGATCAAGCTGCTAGACGCAGCGACAGATCTCTCTGTACAGGTACACCCATCGCCAGAGGAGGGGGGCAAAGATGAGATTTGGTACTTTCTAGAGACGGAGCCGATGAGCCGTATCTGTCTCGGACTGACCGAGCCGATGAGTGCCGATGCCTTGCGCTCCGCCATCGAGCGTGGTGATCTGATGCACTACCTGCACTGGGAACCTGTGAGATCAGGAGAAGCTATCGCCCTACCGGCTGGTACGATCCACGCACTAGGGGCTGGCTCGATGCTGATTGAGGTGCAAGACACGAGCGACACGACCTATCGTCTCTACGACTACGATCGAGTAGACGACGAGGGTACCAAGCGAACGCTACACATCGAGGAGGCACTCCGCAGTGCGACACTAGAGCCGCATAAGCTAGACGCTCGTCTCCTACCCTTGGATACGCCACGCTTCGTCTGTCACGAGGTGATCGCCACACCAGACTCATCTCAGCTCATCACAACCGATGGAACGAGCTGTGCGATCCTTGTCGGTATCTCTGGAAGCTTGCTACTAAGCGGTGAAGACACAGAGCAGTGGCAACTAGCTCCCCACGAAGCGCTCCTGCTCCCCGCTGAGACGCTCCCGATGCAGGTAGCACCGGGCGAGGGAAAAGCCTTGATGATAACCTTAACGCCCACAGAGCTATGA